The genomic segment CGGCTTACGTAGCAATTGTCGTTAGTGTGTGTCAGCTGCGCGTcagaaaacaacaacagcaacttCCTTATCTTTAATAGAGTTCCAGGGTTAGCCCACACAGgcttcctgaggtgcaaccaaaATCTTCATTCATAAGTGCATTTTTTTGCAGTGCCTCCTAGAGGTGGTATGGCCTCAGGAATTTCTATCAACTTGCGTGCTTTTCTTTGCCGCcgcatgagaagccaacaaacactgaaaccaaggacaacatagaataaattgtgcttaataaatgagataaagaaacgataaattaatggaaattaaagtggatgaaataacaacttgccgcacgtgggaaccgaacccacaaccttcgcatttcgcgtgcgacgctctaccaattgagctaccccggcggcgtttccccatccactttcttgggtatttatgtgacCTAGTAGAACCAAGGTATGTGACGTAGtagccaaggtatgtgagtggtggcgctgttTAACTCTCCCAgcgttctactagtacacataagtacccaagaaaatggatggggaaacagcgccgcggtagctcaattggtagagcatcgcacgcggaatgcgaaggttgtgggttcggttcccacctgcggcaagttgttttttcatccactttaatttccattaatttgtcgtttctttatctcatttattaagcacaagtaatttcccctatgttgtccttggtgtcagtgtttgttggcttctcatgatatgactaataaaaatcgggaccctcggttaaccccctctcttctcgttcttTGCCGCAGGCCATTCGCCATGAACTCCTACGTTATCTTGGCACTCGTTATTCTGGGGCACCTGTGTCGTAAGTACCAACACTGTGCAACTCGCACGCATCTGTGCTTTCTTCTTCGTTCAAATGCATACATTCAGTGTTCCCTCTAGATTTAGTATAGCGGATATTTTCTCTTCCTGGAGACATAGGAAACCTGAGTTCAaattttttctttatgtttacAAGCATAATAATATTCGCAATTTCTCAGCCGGTGAGACACCGCGAGTGATTCCTCTCATGTTCTACAAAAGTTTTCGTGCCTGTGACTGCTTCTTTGTTTACAATATTTCTctctttattattactattacatAAAAAGGAATAGTCGCACATTCCAGGTGATTAAATATTATTCCTTTATATTCATCTTAACAAAGGCCTAGGGCGCTATagcgcaaaactattccaaacttttctattccaattttgcaatcagcctttCGCGATTGGTggaacatttttggaccaccctcctttcacctgtctgtcaggcgacgtcacgaaaatcgcgatagatccccatctgatataacgtgtacatacggattatgcatgatttgaccgaacaaaagaaaaatagttctttctgattcgacgcttctTCGCCATTACCTTCGGCCATTGGTTAAATGTTTTCGGGCTCCGCCCACTTCACCttcctctcacgcgacgtcacaaaaccgcatgaactcatcgcgtcaaagtgacttgtacgcgataaagaggcattaatatgccgaacaaaactgaattttcttctgaataaccgcaggctgccccgttccgaaaggaataaaagttggctgccgccgatcgcttaggcactggctactcgcacctgtcaaagagcataggtttatttgcgtgtaataaaagttTATACGTGgtcgtgtaacattttcgagcactttcggcccgtttacgacctcgttctgccaactctcctttgctgaggattcgttttagcgtcattcttaagcttccgttgcatgccgccgcgaccgtcgacgagccaccgcaagcttagtcagggaaagcagaccaatcgcataCGCCgccgccaccctcttcatccggttatcgattttcagtgtagtggctatgccctatcgaatccctctccacttgagcgtgctcctcgcctcttgtgagccagttagataagacaagccgctcagtgtaggcaatgttattagtttttcaagcaaacaaaagtgaccccctatgaacgaggagagcgtttgattggtctgttcagagaacctggcgggtgaccgcccgatgcttgcgtcggcggttacgtaaatttgacgtcaggagattggaataaaacacattggaatagttttacgttaaaggGGCCCTAGTATACAACAACATTACTAGAAAGGCGACAATGGCTGTCTAATTAAGTATGTTGCCGTTAATCGAAGGGATGAAAGATTTATTTACCTTCATGCATACGTAAGTACTTCTCTCCCTTTCATTCCCTAAGCTTACTTTTCATGCACCATTTCGGTTTATTTAATACACGCAGTGCACGACTCCACAGGGCGACTGTAGTGAATAAGCGAATAGAATGCGTGCCCGCTATTTGACTTGCCCTCGATATCGCGCGAAGGACGCCTTAAGCACACTGGGTGGTTGCGACGCGAAGGGAATATTTTACTATCTCAGAACACTACGTCCAAGGCATTTCACCCGGCTCTCATGTACCGTAAGAATGCCGTCGTTTTACAGCAATATTGCCGTGGTGTTGTGCATTCCTTCCATTTGTGCACTGTCGTGACCGCTTCAAACACGTATCTATCACGATATACTTTCTGCCGAACTCTTTcctccttcattatttttttcgccGTCCTCACTGCATGTATTTGAATGCCAGCTTACGTGACATGCTTAATGTATTTCACTCGCTCGACGTTACAGAAATTCACGCAGCCACGCTGAGCAAGCCGGCAAGGAACGTAGACGAGGCAACAAAAGAACTCACGGAAAGGATTTCCCGTTCCCTCATGGAGCACCGTGAGGACATCATCGGTGCCTTCAAGACACTCGAAAAGTCTGTCGACAGCGTCGGCGATGAAACCGATGAGCACGCCATTCCGGCCGTAGTTGCGGCTGTCGCGGGGATCATCGCAAACGGCGCCATATCCGGCGCTGTCGGGGCTGCTGTCGGGAGCTTGCTTACAAAAGGCTGAATACAATAAATTGCATCTTCTCTATAAGAACGTATGCCTGATTATTTcccagtgaaatgaactgtaacTTACATGAAACGTTTTGCGAGACTCAACCGCTCGTGATTCGCAGTGAAAAGTATTATTTAGGGCTCCATTTAGTTACCACACATCCACAATGTGTACATGCGTAAACATGTCCCTCTGCGTCGAAAAGATGCGTGAAGGTAGCCGGGTTTCACTGGAGACTGGTAGCGGACATGATGAAGCAGTCGTTCGCGAAGTATCGCCGATATCGCTAATAattgtcgtcaatcaaagcacACAGCATAGAAAGCTTAGCTTACACCGATGCTCACAGTGGTGGGATCCGTATAATTTTATATTAATTTTTTTCCCCGAGAGCAATGCCTAAATGTATCCAGTATTGCCTTTTCGTGGCCGTTGCCGAGTTGTTTAATTCTATTCCGCAAACTGAACTTTACGCTTTCAGGGTTTTTATTGAAGACTCTAGTCTTGCGATGTCCCTGAATGGTGCAGCTTTACATGCTGCCTATTCTTTACAAATATCAAGCTTGTCTGTCATCTATGATCACTATTAATAATTACGGAGATTTCGTGCAAAGGGACGAGAAATGCACTGGGTGTTGTTTAGCTAAACTTTTAAGCGACATTTTTTTGTCCCAACGTGACAAATACACGGAAGAGAACGTTGACCTGGTCAAAGTGATCAAGATGCTTAGGCACGTCAATGACTCTCTTGAATTTTTACAATGACGCTGTCTATGGCTAGAATCCAGGATTTTATGGCGTACGCGCGGAAAAACTCTGCCCTGGAAAGGTGGCCCTAGAAGAAAGAGCCAACAACAAAAGCAAACGCATTTCGCCGCTCGCGTCGGAGCTCAgcttaacggccacctgcgtttAAAACGGCGCTCCGTCGCAGCTGTCTCTCTGTGAATGTATGACGTAGTGCGCCACATAGTGTGCGCCTGGTATGGCGACCAAGGAGAATTTTGGTACCATCTCGCTCCACCGtcgctatgggaaggccacgcgtGATCTGtacgcctgaagagcagcgtacCTACGAGGAGCGACAGCGAGATCAGCGGCGGGAGAGAGACCGTCGACGTCGTGCCAACCCGGCGGCCCCAGACGAGGAGCTTAGCGGCCGGGAACGCGTAccattgctattaattgcaaagGATTGAACTTGTCCAGGTggtcaaatcgaaacgcgccaagcgtctcaaggcactggcatgcccgcgataaattcgcaagggcgtttcattcgcttgtcgatgcatgcatccgcggcttaatggtttcaatatgaGGCGTCTtcgctagagtccctgtgttcgaatcctgaagtctggcaattttaatgatgtttatttaattatttatgacgtaatacactgttgaaaatgacgagtttacaaagtcacgaagccggtttgaagccaaaaagacgaagtttaggcaaatccatgtacttcccataattcccatgctgggacaaccgcgcccattgcagctcccgtagacactagcgccagagttccctctagtaatttttgcaggaaactctatgttgctaggcgttgctaggcgttgcacaacgccggcgtgccagcgttgctgaaGCACATAAGTTTTGCACTGTAAAGCgcaactttttttaaagtttagtaaacaaaaaatagaagaaagcgtccacgcttctctatattagctcttcaatttaaagattgtgcgatgatacattttttattgaataatggtgttcgcgtaaagcttttaagagataatctctaacccaggcatgcggcaaccgctccttacgtgaggacgggtgaagggagctttcacagtacgcttgcttcctccatcggtccttcgctgtgaggaggcctcacgtaaggctaggaagcgctcgaaggaaaggaacctTTCACTGTTTGGGCCTCAGCCTTCGCAGGCGCCGTGCACTtcggaggccacgtgcaggcttcgcgacggcggcgctagatggcccCAAGTATTCTTAGGGAAGAGCGAAAGAGGAATCCcgttgcagtacacgcctcatgcataTCTCATTTTGTGGGCAGAGAGAGACacagcaaatgataaaggaaaggttgggaggttaaccaggactgagcccggttggctaccctacacaggggaaaggggacggaaagattaaaagaagaagagaaagtctactcgGTATATCGTTCGGTCTCTCAGTCAGGATCACAGACGCtcactcaatccagtagctttcaaatatcgcagcagagctttggtggccttttgtagctgcaatatacgaggccatggtcccaagatcttcttcaaggtgaacggtgttctatctagctcattgagagctctgcagtggttatgtctttcgttttgaaaagatgggcagtagcacactagatgttctatagtttcctcgacaccgcagacaTTATAGttggcgctatcagtcattccaaccaaaaacgtatatgcattggtgaatgcgacgcccaggcgtaagcggcacagcattgtttcctcatttcgcagaagccctggtaacatccgcagttgcatagaggggtcgagggaatgcaatcgttcttgggtgaattcctgtgtgccacttctctaaagtcatacggtgtgctaccttgcttaggtgttgggatgcgtcggtccgcgataaaggacGGCAGAAATTTCTTGTGTGGTTAtagtgattcaatgctaaacgcatttctgtcgatagcaatCGTAAGATGGATCCCATCGAATTTTGTTCGTGTCATTTACATTGACAGACATACTTTGTCAAGCGCAACTTCGCTCAGCAGAGAGAACCACGTATGTTCTTTTATTTCCTGAGTTCTTTACTATATTATGCATTTAGAAAACAACTTCTGCCAACCCAGTGATGTTTTCATGCTTCTACGATGACGCGATCCCTTCCTGCGCCAGATGTAAGCAAGAAAGAACGAGATTTCGAACGGTAGTTCCGTGAACAGGACCGCTCTTCGCTTTCTCGGGCCCCAAAAACGGAATAGGTGTGGGCAACCAGGCCATATTCATTCAATCATGCGTGAAGATTGAGGAAACATAAAATCACAGGTGGAACTTCATCGTCCATGCGTCAATTCTAGCTTGTTTTCGACTGCGATGACTGAAGTAACATGCAAGCAGTGGGATAAACTCCCAATAAACAGGTGGAACTTCATCCTCCATGCGTCAATTCTAGCTTGTTTTCGACTGCGATGACTGAAGTAACATGCAAGCAGTGGGATAAACTCCCAATAACCGTGCACAGAATGGTGAATAATACATAATACACTCAATTGCCGCTTCATGTATTGCTTCTGCTGGAGCCTCAGCTCGAAATAAAGTTGCCTTCGTGCAGAAGCGGTACGTGAAAATTGGCGACACGGAATCCAATTTTCCCGAGCGCCATCTCTCCCTCGAAAAACACTTTtgcgaaataaacaaacgattctttttttttttttcaagacaaaCAGAAATCAGAGTACATGGGCTATAGCATGCCGTCATTGATTGCCTACCACAATTTGGCTGCTATGAAAACAACACTCTGAAATCATATAAAGGCGCGCGGTGGCTTTATATTGGTAACCCTATGTACACGACGTTTACATCTATCCGACGAAAGCAGGCCGAGCCAAGCTGTTGGCCTGCATTCAGCGTGTCGGACTCATGCAAACGCCAGCTGTCGCATCGGGCTTGCATCAACCCCCCCAGCACCCAACATCATTGAATAGTCTAAGTCGGTTCATTAAGGTTTCTAAGGTGGACGTCAGTGCAAACAGCGTTTTCGGTTAGCTGTTGGCGCACCGCAAAGAAGTGCCAGACACGCTGATTGCGCTTTCTTGCCTTTCCTTCGGGAACTCCCACAATCAATAGTCATGTGGTCGTTCTTCATTTAGCATTTTAAATGCATTTGTCAACACAAAGCTTGAGCGTTTCCTCTACGCATTTCATGCATCAGAAGTTATTGATATAGCACTTCACGCGAATGTCATTTAAAAGGACACAAAGAGGAAAATGCAGCTAGTTTTGAtatggcgcagcatagccttggtcgcttttgcgccattaaacccgaattaactaactaactagttTTGATAGATTGCACTGAAGCCGCTAATATGACGGTGTTATCGTGTTCCGAGGGTTCCTGAGCCAGGAAATGCGCAAAGGCGACAGGTGCGTGGCGACACCAACTAGCGCACACCATCTTCCCGTGACATCATATGTGTTCGCAGCGGGTGCTCGGCGCTAGTTGGTTGGTTATAAATAAATTGCGTACACTTTGTTCTCAAGTATTCAAGACACTCAGGCCGGCAACTTCGGAGAACTCCTGATATGTATTTTTACATCGACAAAAAGATTCAAAAACTGAGTATGTTCTGTTCATTActatttatttgtttttgctaTTATTCACCGATCCTTCTTGAAAGACCAACTAGATGTAGTTTCCACAGAAGTAACTTCCAAGGTTTCCTGCTTTTGCGAACCAGTCTAAATTAAATTAGTGTTTCACTTTCATTTAACGAAGTCGTACAACACGCACTCATTCGCCGCGTAACCTGCTGTAAGCGCATTAATGCTAagaacaggggcgtagccagggggagggggggggcttatgggctacagccccctccccgaaatttttttgtgctgtccatgcaccgcccacccaagcaatccccggtgccggaaatcattctgaattttctctataatgtctttttcacgcCCGAAAAGACGtttcagcgcgaaccttgcgaactcgggctggattttccggcagcgcccatgcaccgggagtcacgtaacgccaagcagccccatccgagcacagtttcaagggcgttttgatggcgaacgggctcgccacggcatcttgcggaggccgtggaatctacgcagcacatggatgtcaattccgaaatttatgggcataaagttctcataaaattttgatgtgaaaggtgcattgcacatttccaaagtcgtgctttagattttcaattgtggAACTATGTCGGTTTGGTGTTATTATGAATACTgcacgccaaaggtgcattgacttttctaaagtcttacatcggaccatacaacgagacaagccaaatcaacacactatcagacaagttgacaaagccagtAGCGAGGTCCGATCAGATGAAGCGttctggtggttcatttgtgccgtcatgacacataaaaaaatatgaacacttttttttcacctacgtaaaagcatccatgtcaagacactaaagtcagccaaggtaactacgttctcatttattttttctgcttcgACTCTTATtggcgaggacacattgagcctcttcaatttttttgtcctcgctaccctacccgcgggctgccagaggcagccagagcccatgcgtttttctcgtgttgctccgaccaccgcgcggcgcacttcggtgtgcgtccgcttttctctggccgagtggattttcgcctggcaaagttttgggcgctttctggctagcagacgagaaacagaaactatcgtcgctcgccgccatcactgtggggactcgacgaattgcaccgcgtttgcttgagcgcaacctctccggaaagtcttgtctcgccagagtaggataccgagcagtatgcgtatggcgCTCTTGCATTGCTCAggaggcgctgcgaaaatggtgctaaaaagcggccCCTGTCCTGCACTgagtagtaccaagctcggtcgtctgcttcggaaagcacgtctACAACATGGCGCCGCcgctttcggttttgttgtaccacggttTGCAGAGAACTTCGGGCGCAGAAGATTTTTTCAGGAGTGGcccgctgcgtaaaggcaataaattatgcaacgccgaatacgtgtatgccattcaagaaataagcggcgaagttttagcgtggtgtcaatcgcaagtgaagcgagtcgcgtacgaagttgaacttcaggtaaggtttgcacgctgctagattcaggcgcacaaacgcgaggaaatacttgctataaatgaattcacagcagcgataagcagacatcatgtgtacggaactgctcgagcggtctttcgacatgccgcgaaacgacgggcctcctgcaatctttgttgactgcatgccgctagacaagtagttatgcctgcactgtagtagcggccatctgtccctttagcaactgagaATTAAGTGGTGTTATGCATATGAGCTtccagtaacgtacgtgcgaatcgcgctgcagcgcgagctcgagcgctgctcgcttgatgtagcttttaatgacagcgctcgaacatcgatgtgctgcaatcaatactgccttgctgcgctgcctcaacgtgctcgcttgagatcaaggatgagcgcatttaactatcttaacctgtgctgctcgtagtggactagtgaattgtcatcgaatgagcccgaccatttgtgctcatttgcacacacctggtcacttcaccacttcgcaccggtcgaattgttaattgtcgctgtagccgggtctcgaatcgtgaatcaccagccatgcctgctgctatgtcggtctgccgtcgggagtgtgggtgcaaaagaccgaattttagaatgCAGATagtcaagcaagcttcaagacaggtgCAGCAGTCAGCATGGTGCAAGGTTTCGGTTACCCAGCGCGAcaaactgcagctatccagcgcgcctgACGCttcgcttcgtgaggccttgaaggaaaacggtagaatctggtGTTGGGATCCAGGCCTTCTTGTTTATGGCAGCCCAcaacgcagaagtaacgacggtgacggtttttcgaggctgagctaggtctctccgcatcggcgtcgccgattcctactgcttccagcattacgtctcacggagagtccgttttcgttaaactaaaGCCTGCGGCGAGCTCGCAACGTGGTCGGCGGGGTCTGTGAGAAGTAACGAGCTTTTTCGCACTTGCAACAGGGCAAAAAAAGCGCGAATCGACGCAGAACTCGGGCTaaaaacgtgcttcgccacagccagggctcaatactacccaagccggtactacccagataacgtttcgcgcgtcgccccaggcgccgctactatacctcaaactccagcgaaAGACGCccatggttctcggtggaccaagcatctcacgttttcttccatattctttcGGTAGGTagattagttgcccaaagtaggcattcgattgtggccaacatactttgcgaTTTTTCATTCCGGTTCTCCGGCCCCACAAAGGAAAAGAATAGACGTTGCTGTGccgcagcgaattgtcgtatggtgaaagttcaattttgtgacttcttttgcggacagtaatgggccacgggaggcttcagttgccggatagtctaattatatagtattgcgatagcaattatatggacactccaggcgcattccggCCGTTGCCGTTGcgctcatgtttcgtataaagtccaagggtgataacacccTGACCGcacaccgcatgctgtatgttcgagtgaaagcgtagagagggggatggggggctggaatgggtgagacgacgatggtggctcagtcttgtgtgtgcaaaagagaaaagcggggagcaagcgcgccgcctcccgtcgcgcgcgatacatcggaggGAGTAGATGGAATGGGGATGGTATCTACGATTCTGTGAATCTCttattgcgcaacatgtttatttgccttgtttgacgcattgtatacaaTGACTttctttagatacgtagatttattggagacttatatgtatacttaaatatcttgttgcggggtttcgtgcatacgtgcagtgaccTGTGtatccagtgacacttttttgccttttatcaagctgtatcttcgcatttgtatatttcattgtatcttcgcatttctaatgtacgaggcgagtaaaatgaaagtgagccaacccaccccgcgccaTAATTTTTAggtccattatctgcgaggcttgcacgtgacacagaggcaAAGTGACACGGaggtgtgagtatcaaggttgtttaatgctctcatacactgggttgaacatggttgcgcgacacagtggacgctctagaagttgagcagcgtggtgccctgaggtttgTGACGGCTGAAGGTtt from the Dermacentor variabilis isolate Ectoservices chromosome 9, ASM5094787v1, whole genome shotgun sequence genome contains:
- the LOC142558227 gene encoding uncharacterized protein LOC142558227 encodes the protein MNSYVILALVILGHLCQIHAATLSKPARNVDEATKELTERISRSLMEHREDIIGAFKTLEKSVDSVGDETDEHAIPAVVAAVAGIIANGAISGAVGAAVGSLLTKG